One segment of Solanum lycopersicum chromosome 1, SLM_r2.1 DNA contains the following:
- the LOC138341827 gene encoding uncharacterized protein, with the protein MAENTEVWDFICKVPYMPTMEVKDGEVTRVIPKTRKQYNDSDRLLVQKNHKARKLLMCGLSINEYDLISSCESAKEIWDLLETTYEGTEEIRKSKLDLFSTQFEDFTMNDGETINKVCTRFSNITDEIMLLEEPVPIVKIAEGKDKEGDQVCPKISSREVFFREVKRELAAWEKSSSDSDDSENTDNGFMAKIDEEDSDEKVTLSYFKQNLNTFSTSKLRKLAIVLLDWISEMKDEKDLVNNNLDIFQDGKIALAAQISDIESQMVVLETENLKLNEKIKGATTTIFKGKNEASRLQLDLENKLNTAEMKIKGAFKRNHALERDLVRVKEELENSLKWTNFSKILLNIVGQGNNIKGDLSCKRDCPAFKDCGESSSNYSKQRNKLKKGPGPVYGQQKKLQKMGPGLHAKFVRSDSNVEKKHKGPGPCYRFSKNNFSPWTGRREEAVTAMILIQKRCKNMYIDDLITAHSDSLTELSAQGMNAENILEVARKDVFEIEELLQNQRDGLNSEFAEEHPHESNNLKEDDENDDSDEVPGFLDSAKQRRCSSN; encoded by the exons ACTATGGAGGTTAAAGATGGAGAGGTCACAAGAGTCATTCCCAaaactagaaaacaatataATGACTCTGACAGACTATTAGTCCAGAAAAATCATAAAGCAAGGAAGCTATTGATGTGTGGCCTTAGTATAAATGAATACGATCTGATTTCATCTTGTGAATCAGCCAAGGAAATTTGGGATCTGTTAGAAACAACTTATGAGGGCACTGAGGAAATAAGGAAATCTAAGCTAGATCTCTTTTCTACTCAGTTTGAAGATTTCACCATGAATGATGGTGAAACCATTAATAAAGTGTGCACCAGATTCTCCAACATCACAGATGAGATCATGTTGCTTGAAGAACCTGTTCCTATTGTCAAGATTGCAGAAGGAAAAGACAAAGAAGGGGACCAGGTCTGTCCCAAGATAAGCAGTAGAGAAGTCTTCTTCAGGGAAGTAAAAAGAGAACTGGCTGCATGGGAAAAATCCTCAAGTGATTCAGATGATTCTGAAAATACAGATAATGGTTTTATGGCAAAGATAGATGAGGAAGATTCTGATGAAAAGGTAACTCTATCTTATTTCAAGCAAAACTTGAATACCTTTTCTACTAGTAAGTTGAGAAAGTTGGCTATTGTATTACTTGATTGGATAAGTGAGATGAAAGATGAGAAGGATCTCGTAAACAACAACCTAGACATCTTTCAAGATGGAAAAATTGCTTTAGCTGCCCAAATATCGGATATTGAAAGTCAAATGGTTGTTCTAGAAACAGAAAAtctaaaactaaatgaaaagATAAAAGGGGCGACTACTACAATTTTTAAAGGAAAGAATGAGGCTAGCAGATTGCAGCTGGACCTTGAAAATAAGCTGAATACTGCTGAAATGAAGATTAAAGGGGCTTTCAAGAGAAATCACGCATTGGAGAGGGACCTGGTCCGTGTAAAAGAGGAACTTGAAAATTCCCTCAAATGGACTAATTTCTCTAAGATCCTTTTAAATATAGTCGGTCAAGGAAACAACATAAAAGGAGATTTGAGCTGCAAAAGAGACTGTCCTGCGTTTAAAGATTGTGGAGAAAGTTCATCAAACTATTCCAAACAACGGAATAAACTGaagaagggacctggtcctgTGTATGGccaacagaagaaattgcagAAGATGGGACCTGGTCTTCATGCTAAATTTGTCAGATCCGACAGTAATGTGGAAAAGAAAcacaagggacctggtccttgCTATCGTTTTAGCAAGAACAATTTTTCTCCTTGGACAGGAAG AAGAGAGGAAGCAGTCACT GCGATGATTTTGATACAAAAGAGATGCAAGAACATGTATATTGATGATCTTATTACTGCTCATTCTGATAGTCTCACTGAACTTAGTGCTCAAGGTATGAATGCTGAG AATATTTTAGAAGTTGCAAGGAAAGATGTTTTTGAGATAGAAGAGTTGCTTCAGAATCAGAGAGATGGTTTAAATAGTGAGTTTGCTGAAGAACATCCTCATGAATCCAACAATCTTAAAGAAGATGATGAAAACGATGATTCTGATGAGGTACCTGGTTTTCTAGATAGTGCTAAACAAAGACGATGCAGTTCAAACTGA